In Oreochromis niloticus isolate F11D_XX linkage group LG5, O_niloticus_UMD_NMBU, whole genome shotgun sequence, a single window of DNA contains:
- the otop1 gene encoding proton channel OTOP1 codes for MPLTMVEPNGLDIMCLNKYRNSSSSSSSSEQDKKIFSKLKLSLSEDYPKKNAEFLSGQYGTNLLLIGAALMLAIANKNPSVKEEDLRSFTTCLMILQLLWMMWYILVRDRQKSAPPEKDVHATSGWIRGGLTLLALLSLIMDAFRIGQYVGFQPCVSAVLVVFPVIHATHTMAQVHFLWFHIKDVIKSFETFERFGVIHAVFTNILLWCSGVMSEAEHFLNNHKRRLSALGLINLTTEYSEPQCNCTTSTCSMFATSLYYLYPFNIEYHIFVSVLLFVMWRNIGRTIDLTSNHKRQVGKNPGLILGPLVGLLALASTIGILVVYVTHVEKSIQMRRSAVSMFYIYAIVMLTVMCIAGASGLLIYRVNHMPLDTSKNPSRQLDAEVLFGSSIGSWLMSWCSIVSVLSTESNPPYRWTNLVYSLFIVLEKYVQNLFIIESLYRQQEDGERQDPELPAAPEVFSVTSSLAPPYNGIINRTFESPDRSCVTTESEQEESEQVYGCPRKLSDVPAPVGNETVERPNIKRQILKNIAVFLIMCNISLWILSAFGCRPQYDNGLEEETYGFSIWSTVLNFAIPLNLFYRMHAVASLFEVFSRV; via the exons ATGCCTCTCACCATGGTGGAACCTAACGGCCTGGATATTATGTGTCTGAACAAGTATAGGAACAGCTCTTCGTCGTCGTCCAGCTCCGAGCAGGACAAGAAGATTTTCAGCAAACTAAAACTCAGTTTGTCTGAAGACTATCCAAAGAAGAACGCGGAGTTCCTGAGCGGGCAATACGGGACCAATCTGCTGCTGATCGGGGCTGCATTGATGCTTGCCATTGCAAACAAGAACCCCTCCGTTAAAGAAGAGGATCTGCGGTCCTTCACTACCTGCCTCATGATCCTCCAGCTGCTCTGGATGATGTGGTACATCTTGGTGCGGGACAGGCAAAAGAGCGCACCGCCAGAAAAAGATGTACACGCCACCTCAGGCTGGATAAGAG GTGGTTTGACACTCCTTGCACTCCTTTCACTGATTATGGATGCTTTCCGAATTGGGCAGTATGTTGGTTTTCAGCCTTGTGTGTCGGCGGTGCTCGTGGTATTTCCTGTCATCCACGCAACTCACACTATGGCACAG GTGCATTTTCTCTGGTTTCACATCAAGGATGTCATCAAGAGCTTTGAAACATTTGAGAG ATTTGGTGTAATCCATGCAGTCTTTACCAACATCCTCCTGTGGTGCAGTGGTGTGATGTCAGAGGCTGAACACTTCTTGaataaccacaagagaagactTTCTGCCCTGGGTCTCATAAACCTCACTACAG agTACTCAGAACCACAATGTAACTGCACCACCAGCACATGCTCCATGTTTGCCACCAGCCTCTACTATCTCTACCCCTTCAATATTGAATACCACATCTTTGTTTCTGTCTTGCTTTTTGTGATGTGGAGAAATATTGGACGCACCATTGACCTCACTTCAAACCATAAAAGGCAGGTTGGCAAAAACCCAGGCTTGATCTTAGGTCCTCTTGTGGGTCTACTTGCCCTGGCCAGCACTATCGGGATACTGGTGGTCTACGTTACTCATGTAGAGAAGTCAATCCAAATGCGAAGATCAGCCGTTTCCATGTTCTATATTTATGCCATTGTCATGCTGACGGTCATGTGCATCGCCGGTGCTTCGGGTCTGCTCATATACCGAGTGAACCACATGCCGCTGGACACCTCCAAGAACCCGTCAAGACAGCTAGATGCGGAGGTGCTGTTTGGATCCTCCATTGGCTCCTGGCTCATGTCATGGTGCAGCATAGTGTCTGTGCTAAGCACCGAAAGCAACCCTCCTTACCGCTGGACAAATTTAGTCTACTCTCTGTTTATTGTGTTGGAGAAATACGTCCAGAATCTGTTCATCATAGAGTCTTTGTATCGCCAGCAAGAGGATGGAGAGAGGCAGGACCCAGAGTTACCAGCTGCTCCAGAAGTCTTCTCGGTCACTTCCTCTCTCGCTCCGCCGTACAATGGCATCATCAACCGAACTTTTGAATCACCAGACAGGAGCTGTGTCACAACTGAGAGCGAGCAGGAGGAGAGTGAGCAGGTGTACGGATGCCCACGGAAACTTTCAGATGTGCCAGCACCTGTGGGAAACGAAACAGTGGAACGCCCAAATATAAAGAGGCAGATCCTGAAGAATATTGCCGTTTTCCTTATTATGTGTAACATTTCG ctgTGGATTCTTTCTGCCTTTGGCTGCAGGCCACAGTACGACAACGGACTGGAAGAGGAGACATACGGCTTCAGCATATGGAGCACAGTTCTCAATTTTGCCATCCCTTTGAACCTTTTCTATCGCATGCATGCAGTCGCCTCCCTCTTCGAGGTGTTCTCCCGAGTCTGA
- the drd5a gene encoding D(1B) dopamine receptor: MENPAKYLSSVQGIDSARAPLGEIMWNSTETEAKSDGRRDMVARTVTGCLLSLLILWTLLGNILVCSAVLRFRHLRTKVTNIFIVSLALSDLFVAVLVMPWKAVAEVAGYWPFGTFCNVWVAFDIMCSTASILNLCIISVDRYWAISSPFRYERKMTQRVAFVMISVTWTLSVLISFIPVQLNWHKASGDDMVGAHNSSISRQVEENCDSSLSREYAISSSLISFYIPVAIMIVTYTRIYRIAQIQIRRIASLERAAEHAQSCRTNRIECQHHNTLKTSIKRETKVFKTLSVIMGVFVCCWLPFFVLNCMVPFCDRPAADRDAGLPCVSETTFDVFVWFGWTNSSLNPIIYAFNAEFRKAFASLLGCRYFCSNTPVETVNISNELVSYNQDTLIHKEIANAYVNMIPNVVECIEHEETFDRISQFSHNHENATDSVCDLEDCEADISLDRMSPFTPNGLH; encoded by the coding sequence ATGGAGAATCCAGCAAAGTATCTCTCGTCAGTGCAGGGTATTGACTCTGCGCGGGCACCCCTTGGAGAGATTATGTGGAACAGCACTGAAACTGAGGCAAAAAGCGACGGGAGAAGGGATATGGTGGCACGCACAGTGACGGGCTGTCTGCTTTCTCTGCTTATCCTATGGACCCTGCTGGGGAACATCTTGGTCTGTTCCGCGGTGCTGCGCTTTCGGCACTTACGGACCAAAGTCACCAACATTTTCATCGTGTCCCTAGCGCTGTCGGATTTATTCGTGGCCGTCCTGGTGATGCCCTGGAAAGCCGTGGCAGAAGTAGCTGGCTATTGGCCGTTTGGCACTTTCTGTAATGTGTGGGTTGCTTTTGATATTATGTGCTCCACCGCCTCCATCCTTAACCTCTGCATTATCAGCGTGGATAGATACTGGGCCATCTCCAGTCCCTTCCGCTACGAGAGGAAAATGACCCAGCGAGTTGCCTTTGTTATGATTAGCGTCACTTGGACGTTGTCTGTGCTCATTTCATTCATACCGGTCCAGCTAAACTGGCACAAAGCCAGCGGTGACGACATGGTTGGGGCGCACAACTCTTCCATAAGTAGGCAGGTAGAGGAAAACTGCGACTCCAGTCTGAGCAGAGAGTATGCGATATCCTCCTCCTTGATAAGTTTTTATATCCCAGTGGCAATTATGATTGTAACATATACCAGGATATATCGGATTGCGCAAATACAAATTAGAAGAATAGCCTCTCTGGAGAGAGCGGCAGAACATGCGCAAAGTTGCAGGACCAACAGAATAGAGTGCCAACACCACAACACACTGAAAACGTCGATTAAACGTGAAACCAAAGTGTTCAAAACTCTGTCGGTGATCATGggtgtctttgtgtgttgcTGGCTACCTTTCTTCGTTTTAAATTGCATGGTCCCGTTCTGCGACAGGCCGGCGGCAGACCGGGATGCGGGTCTTCCGTGCGTAAGCGAGACGACCTTTGACGTCTTCGTGTGGTTCGGCTGGACCAACTCCTCCCTGAATCCCATCATTTACGCCTTCAACGCTGAGTTCAGGAAGGCCTTCGCCAGCCTCTTGGGCTGCCGCTATTTCTGCTCCAACACGCCAGTGGAAACTGTTAACATCAGCAACGAGCTGGTGTCGTATAACCAAGATACCCTCATCCACAAAGAAATCGCGAACGCTTATGTGAATATGATCCCCAATGTCGTTGAATGTATCGAGCATGAGGAGACTTTCGACAGGatttcacaattttctcacaACCACGAAAACGCCACCGACTCGGTTTGTGACCTGGAGGACTGCGAGGCAGACATCAGCCTTGACAGGATGTCACCATTCACACCCAATGGATTACACTGA